In Streptomyces sp. NBC_00433, a single genomic region encodes these proteins:
- a CDS encoding FAD-dependent monooxygenase, with amino-acid sequence MIGGSLTGMLAASALAETMEVTVVERHDMPHGPLPRQGVPQARHAHLLWSGGARAVEALLPGATERLLKAGARHIAVPKDLVVLTSGGWITRFPEQQHFLACTRDLLDWVVRDMAGRRPRVRTLPRHAALGLRGTSTRVTGVVVRGARREETLEADLVVDASGRASAMPRWLDRLGLPPVRTDVVDSGLGYASRLFHAPPGTDGFPAVNVQADPRQPVPGLNGTILPVEDSRWLVTLSGTRGGQPTADTAGFEAFARGLRHPVIGDLLSRATPLTEVTVSHSTANRRRRYERMRVWPEGLVVLGDALATYNPLYGHGMSVAAQHALLLREQVARNPGPGLAKRVQRAASRTADAAWALAGTQDLRYPGAEGRSPGPFGAVMNGYTDRLMLAATHRRGAARALLDVLSLSAGQAALLRPDVLATVLYPVHPAAQEDPPFTDEERALMISLFTGR; translated from the coding sequence GTGATCGGCGGGAGCCTCACCGGAATGCTCGCGGCCAGCGCACTGGCCGAGACGATGGAAGTGACCGTCGTCGAACGGCACGACATGCCGCACGGCCCGCTGCCGCGCCAGGGCGTACCGCAGGCGCGGCACGCGCACCTGCTGTGGTCGGGCGGGGCGCGGGCGGTCGAGGCGCTGCTGCCCGGCGCGACCGAGCGGCTGCTCAAGGCCGGCGCCCGGCACATCGCCGTACCGAAGGACCTGGTCGTGCTGACCTCGGGCGGCTGGATCACCCGCTTCCCCGAGCAGCAGCACTTCCTGGCCTGCACCCGGGACCTGCTGGACTGGGTCGTCCGGGACATGGCCGGCAGGAGGCCCCGGGTCCGCACACTGCCCAGACACGCCGCGCTGGGGCTGCGCGGCACCTCCACCCGCGTCACCGGCGTCGTGGTGCGGGGCGCCAGGCGCGAGGAGACGCTGGAGGCGGACCTCGTGGTCGACGCGAGCGGCCGGGCCTCGGCCATGCCGCGCTGGCTGGACCGGCTCGGACTGCCCCCGGTCCGCACGGACGTCGTGGACTCCGGCCTCGGCTACGCCAGCCGGCTCTTCCACGCACCGCCCGGCACGGACGGCTTCCCCGCGGTCAACGTGCAGGCCGACCCGCGGCAGCCCGTACCGGGGCTGAACGGCACGATCCTGCCGGTCGAGGACAGCCGCTGGCTGGTCACGCTGTCCGGCACCCGGGGCGGCCAGCCCACCGCGGACACCGCAGGCTTCGAGGCCTTCGCGCGCGGCCTGCGCCACCCGGTCATCGGCGACCTGCTGTCCCGGGCCACCCCGCTGACCGAGGTGACCGTCTCGCACAGCACCGCCAACCGGCGCCGCCGCTACGAGCGGATGCGGGTCTGGCCCGAGGGCCTGGTCGTGCTGGGCGACGCGCTGGCCACCTACAACCCCCTCTACGGGCACGGCATGTCGGTGGCCGCCCAGCACGCGCTGCTGCTGCGCGAGCAGGTCGCCCGCAATCCCGGTCCCGGCCTGGCCAAGCGGGTGCAGCGGGCCGCGTCCCGCACCGCCGACGCGGCCTGGGCGCTGGCCGGCACGCAGGACCTGCGCTACCCGGGGGCCGAGGGCCGCAGCCCCGGGCCCTTCGGCGCCGTCATGAACGGCTACACCGACCGCCTGATGCTCGCCGCCACCCACCGCCGGGGCGCGGCCCGCGCGCTGCTCGACGTGCTGAGCCTGTCGGCCGGGCAGGCCGCGCTGCTGCGCCCCGACGTCCTGGCGACGGTGCTCTACCCGGTGCACCCGGCCGCGCAGGAGGACCCGCCCTTCACCGATGAGGAGCGGGCGCTGATGATCTCGCTCTTCACCGGCCGCTGA
- a CDS encoding oxidoreductase: MTGTIAGGVFTPTAAPGMTLSRMGYGAMQLAGPGVFGPPKDRGEAVAVLRTAVELGVTHIDTSDFYGPDVVNELIKEALHPYPEDLHIVTKVGARRDSEGAWLPALDPESLRQHVKDNLQRLGLDVLDAVNLRVGGIEGPASAPLAEEFGVLAELREQGLIRHLGLSNVTSEQLTEAQAVAPVVTVQNLYNIANRADDALLDRCAAEGIAFAAFFPLGGFSPLQSAVLDSVAARVGASPQQTALAWLLQRSPATVLIPGTSSVAHLRENIAAADLVLPADAVAELNAV; encoded by the coding sequence ATGACAGGAACGATCGCAGGGGGCGTCTTCACGCCCACCGCCGCACCCGGCATGACCCTGAGCCGGATGGGTTACGGGGCCATGCAGCTGGCAGGGCCCGGCGTCTTCGGGCCGCCCAAGGACCGCGGCGAGGCGGTCGCGGTGCTGCGGACGGCCGTCGAGCTGGGGGTGACGCATATCGACACCAGCGACTTCTACGGGCCTGACGTCGTCAACGAGCTGATCAAGGAGGCGCTGCACCCGTATCCCGAGGACCTGCACATCGTGACCAAGGTGGGCGCCCGGCGCGACAGCGAGGGCGCGTGGCTGCCGGCGCTGGACCCGGAGTCGCTGCGGCAGCACGTGAAGGACAACCTCCAGCGGCTCGGCCTGGACGTGCTGGACGCGGTCAACCTGCGGGTCGGCGGCATCGAGGGCCCGGCGAGCGCGCCGCTGGCCGAGGAGTTCGGGGTGCTCGCCGAGCTGCGCGAGCAGGGGCTGATCCGGCACCTGGGGCTGAGCAATGTCACATCGGAGCAGCTCACCGAGGCGCAGGCGGTCGCCCCTGTGGTGACCGTGCAGAACCTCTACAACATCGCGAACCGCGCGGACGACGCGCTGCTCGACCGGTGCGCGGCCGAGGGCATCGCCTTCGCCGCCTTCTTCCCGCTGGGCGGCTTCAGCCCGCTGCAGTCGGCGGTCCTGGACTCGGTCGCCGCGAGGGTCGGCGCGTCGCCGCAGCAGACGGCGCTTGCCTGGCTGTTGCAGCGCTCGCCCGCGACGGTGCTGATCCCGGGCACGTCGTCGGTGGCGCACCTGCGGGAGAACATCGCGGCGGCCGACCTGGTGCTGCCGGCGGACGCCGTGGCGGAGCTGAACGCCGTCTGA
- a CDS encoding polysaccharide deacetylase family protein has product MRSTTTARRVRTLAALLTTGAVAVGLSGCNGYDATAPAKARGHVAASGAAAFAPAPGGGSVDCRKAKCVALTFDAGPSVRTPQILDLLDKYHIHATFFTLGKNHVRKHPEMVKAMAAQGDEVETLTWSHQILTKISKDEVRKEITEGADAVQKVIGVRPTLLRPPQGRTSSTVTAIAKDLGMAEVVWSADGADYRTTDPKLIADRILDHTKRDGIILLHDLVDPTNKGYNGTIAAVPAIISTLQARGYTFVTVKQLLAPGTPQPGKVYK; this is encoded by the coding sequence ATGCGGAGCACCACCACCGCGCGCCGCGTCCGTACGCTGGCCGCGCTGCTGACCACGGGGGCCGTCGCCGTCGGCCTGAGCGGCTGCAACGGCTACGACGCGACGGCCCCGGCGAAGGCCAGGGGCCACGTCGCGGCGAGCGGCGCCGCCGCCTTCGCGCCGGCTCCCGGCGGCGGCTCGGTCGACTGCCGCAAGGCCAAGTGCGTGGCCCTGACCTTCGACGCGGGCCCGAGCGTCCGCACCCCGCAGATACTGGACCTGCTGGACAAATACCACATCCACGCGACCTTCTTCACGCTCGGCAAGAACCATGTGCGCAAGCACCCCGAGATGGTGAAGGCGATGGCCGCGCAGGGCGACGAGGTCGAGACGCTCACCTGGTCGCACCAGATCCTCACCAAGATCAGCAAGGACGAGGTGCGCAAGGAGATCACCGAGGGCGCGGACGCCGTCCAGAAGGTGATCGGCGTACGCCCGACGCTGCTGCGCCCGCCGCAGGGCCGCACCAGCAGCACCGTCACCGCGATCGCCAAGGACCTCGGCATGGCGGAGGTCGTCTGGAGCGCGGACGGCGCCGACTACCGGACGACCGACCCGAAGCTGATAGCCGATCGGATACTCGACCACACCAAGCGCGACGGCATCATCCTGCTGCACGACCTGGTCGACCCGACGAACAAGGGCTACAACGGCACGATCGCGGCCGTCCCCGCGATCATCTCCACCCTCCAGGCCCGCGGTTACACCTTCGTCACCGTCAAGCAGCTGCTGGCTCCCGGCACTCCGCAGCCCGGCAAGGTCTACAAGTAG
- a CDS encoding S53 family peptidase, with the protein MRAAVVAAASLALASGTLLVAAPSQAAGDAAPAAKTIAGSHPGWATPAGDAGSVPAGTEITGTVYLAGQDPAGLTAYATAVSDPANAAYGRFLSPAQYQARFGATPAQVEAVTKWATGAGLKVVGSTQHAVTVKGTDTAIAKAFGTGIRQYRVGGQLRHAPARDVTVPASVSSAILGVSGLSTAGAKARPDSVRVDDEPGVVAKGQKGVTPQKGKGTLPTTATCSDYWGQKSTTAGPAGYAKGATPFDQCSFYPSQLRKAYGITASGLTGKGATIAIVDAYGSSTMLADADQYAVNHGDKAFKSGQYTEHVDPAQWQDQDLCGGPEGWAPEEALDVEMAHGLAPDAKVVYVGANSCNDDDLLAAITTIVDQHLADVVSNSWGEIMHTSDNLDVSASEIAAYEQVFKQAAAEGIGIGFSAGDCGDSSPLAAATGANCQKDTTRAQANWPDSDPWVTSVGGTALGISNKSGGYGFETDMGTLRSNLSADGTSWVPAVPAPFYFGGGGGTSEDFAQPAYQRGAVPGSLSHTLMTGAHSRGAMRVTPDVSMVGDLYTSVLVGISDGADYSEAGYGGTSVSSPEFAAVQADALQARHHAIGFANPLLYAHPGQLRDVVDENAAHHAKTPLSSIVDFGTLNGVLTARLVAFGQDTSLNAVRGYDNATGLGTPTLSYLRSH; encoded by the coding sequence GTGCGGGCCGCCGTGGTCGCGGCGGCCTCGCTCGCCCTGGCGTCCGGCACGCTGCTGGTCGCCGCCCCGTCGCAGGCGGCCGGCGACGCCGCACCCGCCGCGAAGACCATCGCGGGCAGCCACCCCGGGTGGGCGACACCGGCGGGCGACGCCGGGTCCGTACCGGCCGGGACCGAGATCACCGGCACCGTCTATCTCGCCGGCCAGGACCCCGCGGGCCTGACCGCGTACGCCACCGCGGTCTCCGACCCGGCGAACGCGGCCTACGGGCGCTTCCTCAGCCCCGCGCAATACCAGGCGCGGTTCGGCGCCACGCCCGCACAGGTCGAGGCGGTCACCAAGTGGGCGACCGGCGCGGGCCTGAAGGTGGTGGGCAGCACCCAGCACGCGGTCACCGTCAAGGGCACCGACACGGCGATCGCCAAGGCCTTCGGCACCGGCATCCGCCAATACCGCGTGGGCGGGCAGTTGCGGCACGCCCCGGCCCGCGACGTCACCGTCCCCGCGTCGGTGTCCTCCGCGATCCTCGGCGTCAGCGGCCTCAGCACGGCCGGCGCCAAGGCCAGGCCCGACTCGGTCCGGGTCGACGACGAGCCCGGCGTGGTCGCCAAGGGCCAGAAGGGTGTCACCCCGCAGAAGGGCAAGGGCACCCTGCCGACCACCGCGACCTGCTCCGACTACTGGGGCCAGAAGTCCACCACGGCGGGCCCCGCGGGCTACGCCAAGGGCGCGACGCCGTTCGACCAGTGCTCCTTCTACCCCTCGCAGCTGCGCAAGGCGTACGGCATCACCGCGTCGGGGCTGACCGGCAAGGGCGCGACGATCGCGATCGTGGACGCGTACGGCAGCTCCACGATGCTCGCCGACGCCGACCAGTACGCGGTCAACCACGGTGACAAGGCCTTCAAGAGCGGGCAGTACACCGAGCACGTCGACCCGGCGCAGTGGCAGGACCAGGACCTGTGCGGCGGGCCCGAGGGCTGGGCGCCCGAGGAGGCGCTCGACGTCGAGATGGCGCACGGGCTCGCACCCGACGCCAAGGTCGTCTACGTGGGGGCCAACTCCTGCAACGACGACGACCTGCTGGCCGCGATCACCACGATCGTGGACCAGCACCTGGCGGATGTCGTCTCCAACTCGTGGGGCGAGATCATGCACACCAGCGACAACCTCGACGTCTCGGCGTCCGAGATCGCCGCGTACGAGCAGGTCTTCAAGCAGGCCGCGGCCGAGGGCATCGGCATCGGCTTCTCCGCGGGCGACTGCGGTGACAGCAGCCCGCTGGCGGCCGCGACCGGCGCCAACTGCCAGAAGGACACCACCCGGGCGCAGGCCAACTGGCCGGACTCCGACCCGTGGGTGACCTCGGTCGGCGGCACCGCGCTGGGCATCAGCAACAAGTCGGGCGGCTACGGCTTCGAGACCGACATGGGCACCCTGCGCTCCAACCTGTCGGCGGACGGCACCAGTTGGGTCCCCGCGGTCCCGGCGCCCTTCTACTTCGGCGGTGGCGGCGGCACCAGCGAGGACTTCGCGCAGCCGGCCTACCAGCGCGGTGCCGTGCCCGGTTCGCTGTCGCACACCCTGATGACGGGCGCGCACAGCCGCGGCGCGATGCGGGTCACGCCCGACGTGTCGATGGTCGGCGACCTCTACACCTCGGTCCTGGTCGGCATCTCCGACGGCGCCGACTACAGCGAGGCCGGCTACGGCGGCACCAGCGTCTCGTCGCCCGAATTCGCCGCGGTGCAGGCGGACGCGCTCCAGGCCAGGCACCACGCCATCGGCTTCGCCAACCCGCTGCTCTACGCGCACCCCGGCCAGCTGCGCGACGTGGTCGACGAGAACGCCGCGCACCACGCCAAGACCCCGCTGAGCAGCATCGTGGACTTCGGCACGCTCAACGGCGTGCTGACCGCCCGCCTGGTCGCCTTCGGCCAGGACACCTCGCTCAACGCGGTCCGCGGCTACGACAACGCGACAGGCCTCGGCACCCCGACCCTGTCCTACCTCCGCTCCCACTGA
- a CDS encoding zinc ribbon domain-containing protein gives MIIFGTKGYLYTLAMITLVCGRCGNPAAHSLKKRVTKFSLFFIPLFPISTKYVTQCTFCGAAQQLSKEQADQLLASAQQPQAQYGQPAVHNHQHPTA, from the coding sequence ATGATCATATTCGGGACCAAGGGATATCTGTACACCCTGGCGATGATCACGCTGGTCTGCGGGCGCTGCGGGAATCCGGCCGCGCACTCGCTCAAGAAGCGCGTCACCAAGTTCTCGCTCTTCTTCATCCCGCTCTTCCCGATCAGCACGAAATACGTGACGCAGTGCACCTTCTGCGGTGCCGCGCAGCAGCTCTCGAAGGAGCAGGCCGACCAGCTGCTGGCCAGTGCCCAGCAGCCGCAGGCGCAGTACGGGCAGCCGGCCGTGCACAACCACCAGCACCCCACCGCCTGA